One genomic segment of Fusobacterium nucleatum includes these proteins:
- a CDS encoding glutamine synthetase III: MNNLLDNFGTNCFSEKNLKNRVPDYVVKKFLEIKNGKAELTLEIADIIANAIKMWALEKGATHYTHWFQPLTDLTAEKHESFISINSDGTNMAKFSGKDLMKGESDTSSFPNGGLRSTFEARGYTAWDISSPMFLKGEEGCKTLYIPTAFIAYNGEALDKKVPLLRSINSLKEQALKIQKLLGDNETENINVTLGVEQEYFLVDKKFFYKRQDLVLSGKTVFGCLPPKGQQMNDHYYGMIKERIENFMAELDNELWKVGVMSKTKHNEVAPNQFEIALMFSTANVSVDQNQITMDMIKKVANRHNMVALLHEKPFQGVNGSGKHCNWSLSTDKGVNLYDPETLSENNLSFLIYLIAVIEGVDRYASALRATTATPGNDYRLGGHEAPPAIISIFLGDQLVNILENIESVNFNNNSNSHPSEITIDKNISRIPKDISDRNRTSPMAFTGNKFEFRMPGSSASPATPIFVLNTIVADILKEYNEYLEKELKNKSIKEVVISLVKDRYNKHKRIVFNGNGYEQKWVDEAKKRGLPNLKDTVEGLPALIEENIIQLFERNSVLSRSESLSRFHVYVERYNKQCNLEVSTGIKIVRNQVYPFIIKYISNLSKSIHRSRKIFPDEDLFKYDIDILKEIILLKNDMLVYTDKLEENLASAIKIEDLYQRARFYANEVKPTLEKLREKVDKLEEKIATDAWPIPSYYDLLFNL, from the coding sequence ATGAACAACTTATTGGACAACTTTGGTACTAACTGCTTTTCAGAAAAAAATTTAAAGAATAGAGTTCCAGATTATGTGGTTAAGAAATTTTTAGAAATCAAAAATGGAAAAGCTGAACTTACATTAGAGATTGCAGATATAATAGCAAATGCTATAAAAATGTGGGCATTGGAGAAAGGAGCAACACATTATACACATTGGTTTCAACCTCTTACCGACCTTACAGCTGAAAAACATGAATCTTTTATATCCATTAATTCAGATGGAACAAATATGGCAAAATTTTCAGGAAAGGATTTAATGAAAGGTGAATCTGACACTTCATCATTTCCAAATGGAGGGTTAAGATCAACTTTTGAAGCAAGAGGTTACACTGCTTGGGACATAAGTTCCCCTATGTTTTTAAAAGGTGAAGAAGGTTGTAAAACATTATATATTCCAACAGCTTTTATAGCATATAATGGAGAGGCTTTGGATAAAAAAGTTCCTTTACTTCGTTCTATAAATTCTTTAAAAGAACAGGCTTTAAAAATTCAAAAATTATTAGGAGATAATGAAACTGAAAATATAAATGTAACTCTTGGTGTGGAACAAGAATATTTTTTAGTTGATAAAAAATTTTTCTATAAAAGACAAGATTTGGTTTTGTCTGGTAAAACAGTTTTTGGTTGTTTACCACCAAAAGGGCAACAAATGAATGACCATTATTATGGAATGATAAAAGAAAGAATAGAAAATTTTATGGCAGAGCTTGATAATGAACTTTGGAAAGTTGGAGTTATGTCAAAGACAAAACATAATGAAGTTGCTCCAAATCAGTTTGAAATTGCATTGATGTTTAGTACTGCAAATGTTTCTGTTGATCAAAATCAAATTACTATGGATATGATTAAAAAGGTTGCTAATAGGCATAATATGGTTGCACTTTTGCATGAAAAACCTTTTCAAGGAGTAAATGGTTCAGGGAAACATTGTAATTGGTCATTATCTACTGATAAGGGGGTAAATTTATATGATCCTGAGACACTTTCTGAAAATAATTTAAGTTTTTTAATTTATTTAATAGCTGTAATAGAAGGTGTGGATAGATATGCTTCTGCACTTAGAGCAACAACTGCTACTCCTGGAAATGATTATAGGTTAGGAGGACATGAAGCTCCACCAGCAATTATTTCCATATTTTTAGGAGATCAATTAGTAAACATTTTAGAAAATATTGAAAGTGTGAACTTTAATAATAATTCAAATTCACACCCAAGTGAAATAACAATAGATAAAAATATTTCAAGAATCCCAAAAGATATATCTGATAGAAATAGAACTTCTCCTATGGCTTTTACTGGGAATAAATTTGAGTTTAGAATGCCAGGTTCTAGTGCTTCACCGGCAACACCTATATTTGTATTAAATACAATAGTTGCTGATATATTGAAAGAATATAATGAATATTTAGAAAAAGAATTAAAAAATAAATCTATTAAAGAAGTTGTTATATCTCTTGTAAAAGATAGATATAATAAGCATAAAAGAATTGTATTTAATGGCAATGGCTATGAACAAAAATGGGTAGATGAAGCTAAGAAAAGAGGACTTCCTAATTTAAAAGATACAGTTGAAGGTTTACCTGCATTGATAGAGGAAAATATCATACAATTATTTGAAAGAAATTCTGTACTTTCAAGGAGTGAATCACTTTCAAGATTCCATGTCTATGTAGAAAGATATAATAAACAATGTAACCTTGAGGTTTCAACTGGAATTAAAATTGTAAGAAATCAAGTTTATCCATTTATAATAAAATATATTTCTAATCTTTCAAAGTCTATACATCGTTCAAGAAAAATTTTTCCAGATGAAGATTTATTTAAGTATGATATAGACATTTTAAAAGAAATAATTTTGCTAAAAAATGATATGTTAGTATATACTGATAAATTAGAAGAAAATTTGGCTAGTGCTATAAAAATTGAAGATTTATATCAAAGAGCTAGGTTCTATGCAAATGAGGTTAAACCAACATTAGAAAAACTTAGAGAAAAGGTGGATAAATTAGAAGAAAAGATTGCTACTGATGCTTGGCCTATACCAAGTTACTATGATTTATTATTTAATTTATAA
- a CDS encoding aminoacyl-histidine dipeptidase yields the protein MSRKLVNLKPERVFYYFEELSKIPRESANEQAVSNFLVDTAKKLGLEVYQDKINNIVIKKPATKGYENSDGIILQGHMDMVCEKELDSNHNFKTDALDLIIDGKFLRANKTTLGADNGIAVAMGLAILEDNTIEHPQIELLVTVEEETTMRGALELEENILTGKMLINIDSEEEAWVTVGSAGGREIDVTFNEEKEKFENANSDFYRLEVKNLFGGHSGAEIHKNRLNANKVMSEVISELKKNFDIKLCDIKGGSKDNAIPRECYFDIAIDKSSSQNFMNKSKETFESFKSKYIEQDPNITFEISKLENKYSEIYSNNLFEKVLGILNDLPTGVNTWLKEYPDIVESSDNLAIVKVRDNKIAVILSLRSSEPSVLNNLEEKIITIVKKYNANYEVSGGYPEWRFKPISRLRDTAVKTYQDLFNEKMQVTVIHAGLECGAISMHYPDLDMISIGPNIYDVHTPKERMEIASVEKYYKYLVELLKKLK from the coding sequence ATGTCAAGAAAATTAGTAAATTTAAAACCAGAAAGAGTATTTTATTATTTTGAGGAATTGTCTAAAATTCCAAGAGAATCAGCAAATGAACAAGCTGTAAGTAATTTTTTAGTAGATACTGCTAAAAAACTTGGGTTGGAAGTTTATCAAGATAAAATAAATAATATTGTTATAAAAAAACCAGCAACTAAAGGCTATGAAAATTCAGATGGAATAATACTTCAAGGACATATGGATATGGTTTGTGAAAAAGAGCTGGATTCTAATCATAATTTTAAAACAGATGCTCTTGATTTAATTATTGATGGTAAGTTTTTAAGAGCAAATAAAACAACTCTAGGAGCAGATAATGGTATAGCAGTTGCTATGGGTTTAGCTATTCTTGAAGATAATACTATTGAACACCCACAAATTGAGTTACTTGTTACTGTTGAAGAAGAAACTACAATGAGAGGTGCTTTAGAACTTGAAGAAAATATTTTAACTGGAAAAATGTTAATTAATATTGATTCAGAAGAAGAAGCTTGGGTTACTGTAGGTAGTGCTGGTGGAAGAGAAATAGATGTTACTTTTAATGAAGAAAAAGAAAAATTTGAGAATGCTAATTCAGATTTTTATAGATTAGAAGTTAAAAATTTATTTGGAGGACATTCAGGAGCTGAAATTCATAAAAACAGGTTAAATGCTAATAAGGTCATGAGTGAAGTTATATCAGAATTAAAAAAGAATTTTGATATAAAATTATGTGATATTAAAGGTGGTTCAAAGGATAATGCAATCCCAAGAGAATGTTATTTTGATATAGCTATTGATAAGTCTTCTTCTCAAAATTTTATGAATAAAAGTAAAGAAACTTTTGAAAGTTTCAAAAGTAAATATATAGAACAAGATCCTAATATTACTTTTGAAATTTCTAAATTAGAAAATAAATATAGTGAAATTTATTCAAATAACCTATTTGAGAAAGTTTTAGGAATTTTAAATGATTTGCCAACAGGGGTAAATACATGGTTAAAAGAATATCCTGATATAGTTGAAAGTTCAGATAACTTGGCTATTGTTAAAGTTAGAGATAATAAAATTGCTGTTATATTATCTTTGAGAAGTTCTGAACCTAGTGTTTTAAATAATTTAGAAGAAAAAATAATTACTATTGTAAAAAAATATAATGCTAATTATGAGGTGAGTGGTGGTTATCCTGAATGGAGATTTAAACCAATATCTCGTTTAAGAGATACTGCCGTAAAAACTTACCAAGATTTATTTAATGAAAAAATGCAAGTGACTGTTATTCATGCAGGACTGGAATGTGGAGCAATTTCTATGCATTATCCTGATTTAGACATGATTTCAATAGGACCTAATATTTATGATGTTCATACTCCAAAAGAAAGAATGGAGATAGCTTCTGTTGAGAAATATTATAAATATTTAGTTGAATTATTAAAAAAATTAAAATAA